In Phycisphaerae bacterium RAS1, the genomic window TTTTGGTTCGATTCTTTGGCAGATCGTCATCGAGGAATCCGCCGGCGTCTAAATCGGCCGGAATCTGGTCTACGGGCGTCGGGACAGCATCGTCGCCCGCATGGTAGTAATGCCAGGGATGGGTCGGCGGGTAACCGGCTGCTGTTCCCGTGATCTGGTCAGCCGAGACCCTTCTCACCCAGGCGTCCAACCTTGCAGCGGCCTCATCGCCGAACGCTTCGGCATACGCCGCGACCGCATCCGAATAGGCCGCCGTGAGTCGTTTGGCTTCGCTTTCCATTGTTCGCGCGAGTTTGGCTTGAGACTCGGGCGTCCGGGGCGTTCGGCCCGTGTGTGGGTCGCAGCCAGTACGGGCAGCATCCGTTGCCGCGTGCAGGTCACATTGCAAAATGATCATCTCGTGCGCGTGCTCCTGCGTAATCGCCTCGACCTCCTCGCTGTCAGGATCAATCGGCCCGTCGTCGGTCAGGCCGAAGATGCCCGCGTCGATCGCCGCTCGCCGCGGCATCGCGATTGGTAGATCGTCCAAGCGCGGCACGGCCGCGCCGGCGTCGTCCGCTTCGGACACTGGCAGCTCAGGCAGAACAACTTCCGACACGACCGGCAGCGGATCAGGATTGGTGCGGTCGGCTGTCGGGTGTGCGTCGCGTCCTGACGGCTCGTCCCACGCGAAACATTTTTGGACCGGCTGCATTGGCACGTCAAAAATAGGGACCGGCGCCAGCCCGGCATCTTTCGAGGCGCGGCCAGCGCGGCGGTCCGATGATGAAGTATCTGTCGTGTTATGGCTCGACTCACACGGAGTGTGCCGTAAGCCCTTTCAGGTCGCCGCCGCCCCCCTTCCGCGGCGTCCAGCGAACCGGAGGAATCGTGTACTGCCGTGGATCGTCGAACGGAATCTCGGGACTGTGATACGAGAGCAGCAGCAGATCCTCGCCGGGCGCGCTGAAAGTGTGCAACAGGTTGCGTGTGAAAATCAGCACGTCACCAGCGCTCACGCCGACGTTGCGCACGCCGGCGCCGGCAAACTCATTCAGCGACTGATTCGACCAGTGAAAGTGGCCGCAACCTGCGAGCACGATAATGAAGCGGTCAGAAAACTCATGCACGTGCAACGGCAGGTCGAGCGTTCCGCGGTCGAAACGCAACTTGGCGAGACCATCCTCACGGTACGTGCCGAACAGTTCGCGCCCCGACCACAAGGCTCCCGCGATGGACTCCGTTCCCTCGAACGGGGAGCGCAGCTCGATCGGATAGTCGCGGTCAACGACCTCGGCCAAACGAGCCATGTCGCCGTCCAGGCCGAATCCCTCGGCACCACCCAGCAGGAACGCGCGTTCGCGGAATCGTCCCACCCGGATGTCAGCCGAGAGATGGCTGAGCACGCACTGACCGATGTCAAAGAACTGCGCCAACGCCCCCAAACGCCTGGTCGGGACGTCACGAAGCGCGCCCTCCACGACGCGCAGATTACTGGGCGAAGCCCCGGCCTGAGCTGTCACGAGCGTTCTCCTTTTCGTTGGCGAACACACCGGGTTTCCCGGCGAATCGTTTCCTGCTACGCATGAAGTCGAGAGGGGACGGCACTTTCAGAATGAACACACCGCACGCGCCGATCGGCGAAAACGAGCGAGTTCGAATCCTCCTGGAGGAGTACCGGGTCTTGTACGCACTGCTCACATTCCGGCTCGGCGCGATCGATCGGCGGCTGCCGGTCGCGGGCGGAACCGTCGCAGCGCTCCTGGGCGGCGTAATTGCCCTTCCGTCCGACGCGAAAGGCGTGGCGCTGCTTGCGACGCCGGCGCTGGTTCTCTGGCTGTTCCGCACGACCGCAGCCCACTCGCGCTCGAAGGAGGACGTGCTCCGCCGCATCGATGAGATCGAGCGGCATGTGAATCGAATCGCCGGCGAAGAGCTGCTCGCGTTCCAGTCGCAGCACCCCAACCAAGGGCGGCTGGTCGGGGGTCGCTCCGGAATCGGCTCGGTTCTGGCCGTGCTCTCGATATGCGTTTCGTCGCTATCAGCGTGCGTTTTTCTGGCCGGACGAGCATTCGAGACAACCACATGGAGCTTTGCGGGGTACGCAGCATACGTCGCGCTCGCAATCGCGGATATCACGCGCTGCTCCCTCGGGCTGGTCCGTTACCGATACCGCCGCGTTCGCACCGAACGCCGCACGGTATTCGCTGCGTTCTCGACCGACTGACGATCCGTTAAATGATCGGATACGAACTCGGTACATATTATAGATATCGTCCTTCTGCGAAACTTCAAGGGGTGTGTCGAAAGATTTTCGACAGCGCATAGGATGTGCCGCGATGGCGAAGAAACTCCCCGAACTGCAGCGCGATTTCGGCCGGCGCATCCGGGAGCTGCGGCTGCGCGCCGGGCTCACACAGAAGCAGCTCGGGGACCGGTGCGGAAAGCGCTATTCAATGCAGCGCATCGGGCAGGTGGAGCGTGGCCTGACCAATTGCACGCTCGAAACGATCACGTCGCTGGCCCGCGGGCTGCGGTGCGAACCCATTGAGCTGTTTCTATTTGAGACGACGCGCTCGATCGGCGGGGTGTCGCTTTCCGACGCGCGTCTCAGCGACCTGTGGCGGGCGCTGAGCGAGGAAAAAAAGCAGAAGCTCCTGCGGGTGCTGGGCGAGCTGATGTGACGATTCGCCTCGCTCACGACGCCCGTCCATGCA contains:
- a CDS encoding anaerobic benzoate catabolism transcriptional regulator is translated as MAKKLPELQRDFGRRIRELRLRAGLTQKQLGDRCGKRYSMQRIGQVERGLTNCTLETITSLARGLRCEPIELFLFETTRSIGGVSLSDARLSDLWRALSEEKKQKLLRVLGELM